From the genome of Gloeocapsopsis sp. IPPAS B-1203:
CGCTTCCTGTAAACGCTGATAAAATCCAGGTAAAACGACGTCATCATCGTGTAAGATATGAACCAAATGACCGCGCGATCGCTGAATACAAGCTGTTAGGTTAGCTGTTAAGCCAACATTGTAAGGTTGTCGATAAAAAGAAATTCTACCCTGACCAATATCTTGAACAAGTGCTTCCACATCTGTTTGTGTGGAACAATTGTCTACAACTTCGATCTGCATAAACTCTGGTGCAGGTGCTTGATTTAGTATACTTTTGAGGGTTTGCTCTAGATACTTAGTGCGATTATAAGTTGGAATCATCACAGACCAAAGTGGTCTATTTTGTTCTTCTGATACTTCAATTTTAGGACAATTATTAGTTCCAAGTACTGGAGAACTTGATACTCTGTCTATATTATTCATTGTCTTTCTCCGGCAAAAATTAATCAACACAATCAAACGAATGTTCTACTAAAATCCAAAAACCACCTTGACTTTTGGTTTAAAGTTACGAACTTATAGTCATGTTGTGAGAACTGCTACCAAAAACGTATTTACCAGTCCAAAGAGTAAACAAAGGTAATAACACAATATGAGTAATTAACACTGCTGCAGCTACTGCTAAAACTCCCCACTGCACAGCTACAAGTAAGCTTACAGCAAAGATTAGAGTAAAAATTAAATTCCAAGCGAGAGCTATCCGACTTTTATCAATAGTTAGAAGTAAAAGCTTAGCTGCTTCTGCAAACGGTCGCGACATAGCTGAAAGACATATAAGTACTAAGATAGGAATTGCAGGAATCCATTTCTGTCCAAAGATAATTGGTACGTAAAAAGGAGCTAAACTTGATTGAAGTAAAACTAGTGGAATAACGATAAAAGCAATTGTTTTTATACTACTAAAATATGTCGATTTCAGTTGACTTAAATTAGTGCGAGCAGCACACAGATGAGGGAATAAAGAAGAAACAATGACATTCAATACGTTCATGCTAATTCCTAGCCCCGCATTAAAGGCAAAGTAGTATAATCCTAGTTCATTAAAACCTAGAAACTTTCCTACTATTAAATAATCTAGGTTCGCTCTCAGTTTATTTAAAAATTCAACTACTATAATATTTACTGAATAACCTGCTACTTCCTGCCACTTGTAAAGAGTAAAAGATTTTTTTGGTCTCCAAGAATGATTCATTAGGTTAATAACAAGCCAAATTGGAGTTGCTAATCCAAAAGGTAATATAACTGACCAAATTCCAAATCCCAAGAAAGCCAAAGCAATAGTTGCAACATTAAGAGCAATTCCCTGAAGAACATTAATTAATGCTGTAATATTAAGTCTGTTTTCTCTTCTAATTAATGAAGATTGTACAGCTCCAATTGGTAGTAACAGATAACTTAAAGCTATAAAGCAAACAGGTAAAACTATATTATTGTCTTTGTAAAACCACGCTAGAGGAAAAGCTACTGCACATTGGAGGATAAAGAGCAGTACAAATAATATCCAGTTCATCCAATATGCTGTATCACATAAAACTTTGAGATCTTTATCTGGTGCTTGAATAATCTTGGCATCAATGGCAGAGCAAAATGTACCAGCAAAGTCATGTGTAATTAGAATGATTGCAATAAGTCCATATTCATAGGAGTTCAGTAGACGAGCTAAAGTAATAGTAGTAACTAAACGAAAAACACGATTGACTAGTTCTGCTCCGCCTAACCAACCCATATTGCGTACAAATTGACTAGATAATTTCCATTTTAATTTATTAGCTACTAGTCTTGCTTTTCTAATACTAATTGTCATTTTTTGCCTTCAGCCTAAATTTTATAAAAAATCCTATGGAGATGATATCTTTTTCATTGCATGCAAACTTTAGTTTTTCAGTTTGGGGTTTTTACTGAAGTAAGAAGAGATTTAATTAAATCTTAAGATACATCCTGGATAAATCTATGTGTATTGGTACTTCTTCAAATTCTCTTCATTAAACTTTAATCAGAGTAATGATATTATTAAATTAGTTCACAAAGGTAGCTTTTTATATTATGTAGTGTCTAAGAATAAATCTCAGGATGCCCTTTGTATCCAAAAATAAAGTAAGTAGATAAAATAGATTCCTAACTGAAATTTTTATCAAACTAGAATTTTATAAATAAATAGAATCAAGAAAATGAGATTGTTTGGTTCTAAAGTTGACCCTTAATGTATTTCGAGCAATCTTGTTATGGGTCAACTTAGATATCTTTTATTGCAATAAGCAAATAATTATACTGATTGTTGATATCCTTCTATTGTTAGGGTACGGTTTTGTGTTGCTCCGACAAATTTTATAGCTACGCTTTTGATCAACGAATGTAGAGACTTAGGGAATAGAAATAGCGAGTAAGCAGCAGCTAAAGTCAATAGTGTACGATGTGGTTCTTCAATAAGAATCTGCCAGTATGTAAATAAAGCTTTATGTGCTAACTCCATTGCTGTTGCTTTTGCTTCTAAAGTTACTGCTCTTCTAGCCAAATGCCGTAATTGATATGCCATTGCTGGAGCTTTCCATTGATGCATATCTTTTACAGGTGTATAAGCTTGAGCTTTATTTAACAACGTTTCCCAAGATCTAAGTTTTTTCAAGATTTGCGCTGAAAATCCGTGAGGATTTACTCGATAGAGTGTCAGTGGTGCTGCAACTCCTTCCATTTTCCATTTCGTCTGGATGGCAATTCGTAACCAGCATTCAACATCTTCTGATGGATGTAGGTTTCTATCCTCGTTAAAATAAAAATCTTCTGTCGTTCCGTAAAGATTGTCTTTAAACTTAATTTCTGCAAAGACTTCTCTTCTAAAAACTGCAGCCGAACCATTGCCAATTGGTGTACGACACAGTAAATCTAATGGAGTAATATCTTTAAGCTTGGACATTTGGTACAGCTTTAATGGATTTCCTTCTTCATCAATAAAAGCAGAGCGACTAAAGCTGACTCCAACATCTGGTGAAGATTCTAGATGTTCAATATGTTTTTCTAGTTTATTTGGCAACCATAAATCATCTGCATCCAAGAAAGCTAAATAGTCTCCTTGAGAGTAACGAATCCCTGTATTTCTAGCAGCTGCTACTCCTCGGTTCTCTTGACGAATAATTCTAATTCTAGGATCTGCAAACTTCTGACAAATATCTATACTTTTATCAGGAGAACCATCATCAACAATGAGTATTTCAAAATTCGTGTAAGTTTGCTGAAGAACTGTGTTTATAGTATCAGCAATATATCTTTCTACATTGTAAACTGGAATAATGACAGAAACTTTGCTCATTTTGATTTTTACCTTTAACCATCTATTTTTTATAGAGAACTCTAATTAGC
Proteins encoded in this window:
- a CDS encoding lipopolysaccharide biosynthesis protein; translated protein: MTISIRKARLVANKLKWKLSSQFVRNMGWLGGAELVNRVFRLVTTITLARLLNSYEYGLIAIILITHDFAGTFCSAIDAKIIQAPDKDLKVLCDTAYWMNWILFVLLFILQCAVAFPLAWFYKDNNIVLPVCFIALSYLLLPIGAVQSSLIRRENRLNITALINVLQGIALNVATIALAFLGFGIWSVILPFGLATPIWLVINLMNHSWRPKKSFTLYKWQEVAGYSVNIIVVEFLNKLRANLDYLIVGKFLGFNELGLYYFAFNAGLGISMNVLNVIVSSLFPHLCAARTNLSQLKSTYFSSIKTIAFIVIPLVLLQSSLAPFYVPIIFGQKWIPAIPILVLICLSAMSRPFAEAAKLLLLTIDKSRIALAWNLIFTLIFAVSLLVAVQWGVLAVAAAVLITHIVLLPLFTLWTGKYVFGSSSHNMTISS
- a CDS encoding glycosyltransferase family 2 protein, with the translated sequence MSKVSVIIPVYNVERYIADTINTVLQQTYTNFEILIVDDGSPDKSIDICQKFADPRIRIIRQENRGVAAARNTGIRYSQGDYLAFLDADDLWLPNKLEKHIEHLESSPDVGVSFSRSAFIDEEGNPLKLYQMSKLKDITPLDLLCRTPIGNGSAAVFRREVFAEIKFKDNLYGTTEDFYFNEDRNLHPSEDVECWLRIAIQTKWKMEGVAAPLTLYRVNPHGFSAQILKKLRSWETLLNKAQAYTPVKDMHQWKAPAMAYQLRHLARRAVTLEAKATAMELAHKALFTYWQILIEEPHRTLLTLAAAYSLFLFPKSLHSLIKSVAIKFVGATQNRTLTIEGYQQSV